The window caggtcgatgaggcGCTTGTGGATGCGCATCTCGTACTTGTCCCAGGTCTTGGAACCCTCACCGTTGGGGGTCTTGCGGGTGGAGATCTGAAGGGTCTTGGTGGGCAGACGGACGGGGCCCTTGACCTGCAGCGACTTGGAGCGGGCACGGTCGATCAGCTCCTGGCACACCTTCTCGAGCGAGGCGACCTTGCGCGAGGTGAGGGTGATGCGGATCTTGTGGACCTTCTATACGAGGAATTAGTATTTGATCAAAGGGTTGCGATTCTGCGGGATGTGTTGCGGAAGACGTACGGGGCCCTCGCCGAAATCCTTCTCGGGCTTCTGGAAAGACATCTTGTGTGATTGAGTGATCTGTGTTGGGAGGTGTTAGAGATTGAATTGTAGGGATACAACAGACAAGCACATACGAGAAATTGCCGATCAAGACCTGAACTGCGTGGCTCGGTAAAGTGATGATGGGCCGGtgattgatgatggtgatttgacgatgaagaaaaaaagacagtGTGGCTTGGCATCTCGGTTATCTGCCACTAACCCGCTTTGGGACGCCGCGGCTGAGTCAGCATCGAGGACGGGTGACGGCCAACGATTATGATGGTTGTAGTTATGGGATGCGGGTTTGTCGCATTGTTCAATTCCCTCGCTCGCCCTCATGGCGGACTTCCCGCCGCTCGCTCCAGTGCCGCCCGCTGCACTCAGGTCCACCATCCCGTCAGACGACTGGGAAGCGTGCCTGGATGCATGGatgatgctgctgggcattCGTTTAAATGCAACAGATCAGCAATTCAAAGATGCCGCGGTCCATGATGTCCCGGCCGTCTCCTTTTTGGAGTCGTACTATCAGCAAGCGGCAGCGGGGGACGCTGGCCTGCAGACAGGACCCAAAGCAAGACGACTTCGGAAGCTCTGTTTTCTCGCGA of the Penicillium psychrofluorescens genome assembly, chromosome: 1 genome contains:
- a CDS encoding uncharacterized protein (ID:PFLUO_000481-T1.cds;~source:funannotate) codes for the protein MSFQKPEKDFGEGPKVHKIRITLTSRKVASLEKVCQELIDRARSKSLQVKGPVRLPTKTLQISTRKTPNGEGSKTWDKYEMRIHKRLIDLLAPTETVKQIIINIEAGVEVEVTIAA